A window of Hordeum vulgare subsp. vulgare chromosome 5H, MorexV3_pseudomolecules_assembly, whole genome shotgun sequence genomic DNA:
CGTGCATTTCAATTTCACAACCTAATATAGAAGATAACTTACCAATATCTTTGCACTGCCAAAATCACATATTTTGAGCTGGTGTGTATGTGGGTTAACCTACAGTGGAAAGTTTACCGGGTTAGTAAAAATGTATTAGTGGTTCTTCAAATTTGATTAGTAATTGTTCTTCCTGATGTAAATAAAGCTCAACTGGCCAAAGAATTTAGAGGGTGAGGGAAGATATGAATAGCATAACATGTCAACATATTAAGCATAGAAAAGGAGGTTAAAAATCTCACGAGAACGTTCTGTGGTTTGATATCACGGTGGCAGATGCCAACGCAGTTATGTATATAAGCAAGTGCTCGGCATATCTGCAAAGTTATGAGATTACAGGAACAATAATTAGACGGCTTGTAACTTGTAACAATCACATCTTGAGCTAATGCTCAATATCAAAAGACAACTGAAGGAACAATTCTGTTGCATGGCCAGGACATAATATTCTGACTTGAACGGCTACAAACAGCAAACAGATTACGGATGTATGGCAGAACTCATTAACTAAACTTGTATCTATAGAAGGACAAAATCAGTGGAATTAAGTATTAGTTGAAGCAAGTGAATAATAAGCGCGCACTAATGTGTGATTAATCGGTTTATACAGTAGATGGTCTATTGGAGTCCCTACTAGAGATAACGTTCATACTACCACAAAAATGTGCAAATACTTGTCTCAGAAAAAATGTATGGCATCTCGTCGCCTGTGTGATATATACAAATAAAATAGCACCTTACGATTAAGTAAACATACAAGAATAAAATTGTAGAACATAAATCCGAAGACTGTAGAACTGACAGGCTGGCTTGGTTGTACGTTTGAATGTCTCAGTATTTATTTTGGGTTGTTAGTGAAGCCATCAATGTGAATAACTAATCTGAAACTTGTAGATAGGTCCCAATACAGTACTCAACTATTGAAACAATAAGTTTGGAGCAGGCATAAGGACAAAAAAGTGCTGCAACTAATTAGGGAACATACCATATACCACAAGATCCACACCACAGCATGTAGAtaatctcggtaacaagtatgccTAGTGCGGAGATTAACTTTAAAATgttttttgtaaaaaaataaataaagatggAGGACAATTGTGCAAAGCATAACATCGTTCAGAAAATTGAATGCCAGGTCAGGTCAGACCTGATAAGTGTATAGTTTGACATAAATGAGGGGCACTTTTTGATTCATTCTGTTGTACTGTCTTGCCATCCGATTTACTGTCTCTGGAACAAACTCAAGGACAAGATTGAGATAGAGCTCATCCTTTTCAGTGGttgaaaagaaataatgcttaagaCCAACAATGTTAGGATGGTCAAGCATATGCATAATCTGTAATTCCCTGTTTTTGTATCGCTTATCTTGAAGAACCTTTTTGATGGCAACAACTTCTCCTGTTTCTCGACATTTGGCCTGAAGAATTGACAATAACAGGTTACATGCGTCCGACAATCAGTTGAGCATAGACCGGTTTAGACAACGCAAAGGTCAGAAGTTCACCTGGAACACAACCCCAAAAGAACCAGTTCCGACCACATGTTCAGCGATGTAACTGATGGACTGTTCCATTAACCACCATATCAGCAAATTGTGCTTTGACAACCAAACATTATAGATTATCAAGATGAATGTAGCATCGCCGTCACCTGTTTAGGTAGACCATTTCGACCACGGATTGTGGTTGCAATTATCTGACCAGCTTCAGCACCAGAATCTGCAACCACATCTGGCTCATTGTCCTGCAAATGAAGAACTGGGTCACTTTATTATCTAGTAAAACAAGATGCAGAGCTGATCAACAATTTTCGCTAGGCTTGCTGTGAATATACACGAGCCATAACGGAGCGAAGCCAGAGCATAAAACTGCAATCCCAGGATCTAGAACACACCGCAAATCTGCCGCAGAGCAGAATCACGCGGCGACATTCCATCGTAGAATAAAATACAGTGAGTACTGATAAATTTCTCATTTACCTCAAACAGTAGAATTAGTTGAGTAAGGAGTCAATCAAACAGGAATAGTGACCAATGAACCTACCCtttcatcatcatcagcatcaggcTTTGCATCTCTGAGCTGCATCCCCACCATCCCCCTTCCTAAGAACTCAACTGAGCTGGCCTGCCCCTTGAAGCCATTCCCCTGCCGCGACGAGCTCCCGGCGGCACCGACATGCCTCTGTCCGGAAAAGGCCATCTCCCAGCTGATTGGCAGGGATCAATGGAGATCACCAAGGTCAGCCTCTGCAAACAGCAGGGGGCTCATCTCATTGCCAGCAGAGGGATGAGCCTGCCACTGCCAACGCAGCTTCCTCCACCACCTGCTTCAACAAGACCTGCATCAACATCCCACCCAAAAAACAGTTTAAGAAAAATTCAGTACAAGACCTCAGATTGGTAACTTTGATTGGGGAAAATCTCCAGTTCTTAAATTTGCGGACAACTGATAATTCTTCAGTCGGACTGTCAGAGCACACATCTCCACAAAATCCATGAGCAGAACCTCTACCCACCCACCCAGAGACCGAGAAGATCCaccgaataaataaataaataaacagatGAATAAAAACGGCTCTCCCCAAATCGCGAGGGGCCAATCTCGAAATTGGGCTAAGATCCTGGGAGATAAACCCGACAATCCATCCCTCCCGAATCAAACGGCCGCAGACAGGCGCCGGCGCGAGCATTAAAGAaatgaactttttcttttgtgggATCAAAGAATCCAAGAGCCGGTACCTTCGCCGCAATTTCTGGGAGCAGATCAAGGGAGGCGCGATTCTTCTCTCCTCCCTACAGGGACTGCCGAGTTCGGTGCGCCGGCGGAGGGAGACGGTGAGGGCCGGCCGGCGGTCTCAGGAGCAAGTGGGTAATGGTGACCTGTGaagagtgagtgagtgagtgagggTGAGTGGAGGGCAGAGTGCGGCTGCTAGCTCCCCTTCTCCCATCCAAACTTTACTTTTTCTGGAGAAAATTATTGGCATGGAGTAGAAAAATACTCCTACTAGGTGATGGTGAGCATTTTTTTTTTAATAAGGAGGAAACGAGCCTCCGGCCTCTGCAGGTGATGGTGAGCATGTGaaccggaaggaagaaggaaacaaACAAGCCGGGGCATAGGGCTGAGACTCTGAAGAACTGTGAAGGTGAGGTGAGGTGACACCTTTGTTTGCAGTCGATTTAACAGCGAGATTTTTGTGGATTGACTGATGGATGGATAATACAAGATGGGAATATTATTATTTACCTGGGGCTGGGAGCGACATGTGATGTGAAAGGATTATCTTATAGTGTGTTCCTGTGAAACAAGCTCTCAAAGTTGCACGCATAGGCAGAGCATCCAATTACTAGTAGAGTAATATTCAACACAAAATCCAACACATTGCGATCCGAAGTGGACAGAGGTGGGGTGCCACACAACTTTCGGTAGAAACAGAAGACCACTCTGTCAGAGCCGGCATTATTCAGTGCTGGAACTCAATGTCATGTACGTACGTAAGTAGCATTATTTATACCTGAACAATCAGTCATGTACAAACAGCATGTAGCAATTCATCTACATTCTGAACcatgtttttttccttcttcttctccccttttTGCAAACTACCCCCTCTGTATAAAAATATAAGAACTCagaaaacgtcttatatttttaTACAGAGGTGGTACATAAGAAAACTATGCCTGTCTCTTCTGTATGTGCTGACTATaaaatcttctcttctcatgtgcAGTACCGAGCAATATGCTGCTTTCTTTTTCTCTGCATCTTTATATTGAACACAAATGTTGCATGGTTCTCCACAGCTCTGCTTGCCTGCCTGTCTGCAAAGCAGGGAGAGAAACTTTGATGTAATAAACTGATGATGATACTTGATGCAGGCAAGCAAAGTCATGGCAATGCATCTGCAGCCACACGCATAACTTCGCCGGCAACAAGAAACAAGTGGCAGCAAGCAGCAACACAAAGGAGCACCCCAAAAGTTCCACCAGCAAAAAGAAGATAACTGCCCTGCTCATCCTCATCATGCTCATCGTGCTCGCTGACCGGGGTCAATGCATGCTTGCCAGCCATGGCAATGGCAGCCACACTAGAGTTCTCACATCACATGCCACTGTAAAGTGCAAAGTGCTGCTGCGGGCGTGTGTGCTGCCTGTGAGAAGCTGATCCACCACAGCTGGACTCCAAGCAAAGTTGTAAGAGTAATCAGGCATGTGTGCTTAACTCACCACTTTTAGCACAACATGTGGTGGTCAGATGCCGACGGCGTCGAGGAGCTCCGAGTGCTGCGCCACGGAGACGAGCGTGTTGGCGACGATGGCGCCGCTGGCGGCCACCGCGGGCACGCCGATCCCGGGGAAGGTGGAGTCGCCGCAGCAGAAGAGCTGCGGCACCGGCGTCGCCTGCCCCGGGAACGTCGCCTCCCCGGCCTTGATGGCCGGGCCGTAGGTGCCCCTGTTCCGCCGGAGGAACCGCTTGTGCGTCAGCGGCGTGCCCACCAGCTTCACCTCGCACTTTTCCCGGCTGAACTTCGGGCCCAGGGCCAGCTCCACCGCCTTCCACATCACCTGCAAGGAAATGAAAGATTGCATTTGCGTTACAAAGTTGGTTAAAAACTTAAGACAGACAGCATGTAACAGCAGCTCATGGCcattaaaaactaaaaaggagtgTCCAAACTTCTGCTTAACTTTTGATAAAGTAGTTTTTTTTGCTAAACTTTCGACGTGTTAAAGTGTTATAAAGTGTATCAAATTTTAGGTGTTGATTCCGAGATGTCAAGAGTAGCAATCCTGTTAATATGGTGTATGTTACCTCGGAACGCTCTTCTTTCAGGCTCCGGTAGGCGGCGCTCTTG
This region includes:
- the LOC123395022 gene encoding shaggy-related protein kinase kappa-like isoform X1, whose translation is MAFSGQRHVGAAGSSSRQGNGFKGQASSVEFLGRGMVGMQLRDAKPDADDDERDNEPDVVADSGAEAGQIIATTIRGRNGLPKQSISYIAEHVVGTGSFGVVFQAKCRETGEVVAIKKVLQDKRYKNRELQIMHMLDHPNIVGLKHYFFSTTEKDELYLNLVLEFVPETVNRMARQYNRMNQKVPLIYVKLYTYQICRALAYIHNCVGICHRDIKPQNVLVNPHTHQLKICDFGSAKILVKGEPNISYICSRYYRAPELIFGATEYTTAIDLWSTGCVMAELLLGQPIFPGESGVDQLVEIIKVLGTPTREEIKCMNPNYTEFKFPQIKAHPWHKVFQKKHPPEAMDLVSRFLQYSPDLRCTAMEACMHPFFDELRDPNTRLPNGRPLPPLFNFRTQELNGIPPEVVERLVPEHARRQNLFMALRT